One segment of Mycolicibacterium baixiangningiae DNA contains the following:
- a CDS encoding acyl-ACP desaturase — translation MAQKPVPNALTLELEPVVKDELRRHLDSEDLWFAHDYVPFDQGENFAFLGGRDWDPSQVTLPKPVTDALEILLITKDNLAGYHRELVEHFILEEKWGRWIGRWTAEEHLHAVALRNYLVVTREVDPAANEDVRVEHVMKGYRADRFSQIETLVFMAFFEGSHAVFCRNLEAQIDEPVLKALIGRIATDEERHEVFFSNLVAHCLDTHRDETVAAIAQRAAELGVVGGDIDAYQDKIAAMAEHGIFGQEQLRAVITDRLAAWNVADEPALREFTNA, via the coding sequence ATGGCACAGAAACCTGTTCCTAATGCGCTGACCCTCGAGCTGGAGCCGGTCGTCAAAGACGAACTGCGGCGCCATCTCGACTCCGAGGACCTCTGGTTCGCACACGACTACGTGCCGTTCGACCAGGGCGAGAACTTCGCGTTCCTCGGTGGGCGCGACTGGGATCCCTCGCAGGTCACCTTGCCCAAGCCCGTCACCGACGCGCTCGAGATCCTGCTCATCACCAAGGACAACCTCGCCGGGTACCACCGCGAGCTCGTCGAGCACTTCATCCTCGAGGAGAAGTGGGGCCGGTGGATCGGCCGCTGGACCGCCGAGGAACACCTGCACGCCGTCGCGCTGCGCAACTACCTCGTCGTCACCCGTGAGGTGGACCCGGCCGCCAACGAGGACGTGCGCGTCGAACACGTCATGAAGGGTTACCGCGCCGACCGCTTCAGCCAGATCGAGACGCTGGTGTTCATGGCGTTCTTCGAGGGGTCCCACGCGGTGTTCTGCCGCAACCTCGAGGCGCAGATCGACGAACCGGTGCTCAAGGCGCTGATCGGCCGCATCGCCACCGACGAGGAGCGCCACGAGGTGTTCTTTTCGAACCTGGTGGCGCACTGTCTGGACACTCACCGCGACGAGACCGTCGCGGCGATCGCACAGCGCGCCGCCGAGCTCGGCGTGGTGGGCGGCGACATCGACGCGTACCAGGACAAGATCGCGGCGATGGCCGAGCACGGCATCTTCGGCCAGGAACAGTTGCGGGCGGTCATCACCGACCGGCTCGCCGCGTGGAATGTGGCCGACGAACCCGCTCTCCGGGAGTTCACGAACGCTTAA
- a CDS encoding glycine hydroxymethyltransferase has protein sequence MTADPVTASSAAPGAEYADTASAAYQAALQVIESVEPRIAAATRKELADQRDSLKLIASENYASPAVLLTMGTWLSDKYAEGTIGHRFYAGCQNVDVVESVAAEHARELFGAPYAYAQPHSGIDANLVAFWAILATRVEAPGLAELGAKHVNDLSEADWESLRNKLGNQRLLGMSLDAGGHLTHGFRPNISGKMFHQRSYGTDPETGLLDYDKLAAAAREFKPLILVGGYSAYPRRVNFAKLREIADEVGATLMVDMAHFAGLVAGKVFTGDENPVPFAHVTTTTTHKSLRGPRGGLVLAQPEYSDAVDKGCPMVLGGPLSHVMAAKAVALAEARQPSFQAYAQRVADNAKSLAEGFLKRGARLVTGGTDNHIVLLDVTSFGLTGRQAESALLDAGVVTNRNSIPADPNGAWYTSGIRFGTPALTTRGFGAAEFDRVAELVVDVLNNTQPTQASSGPSKAKYTLADGTAERIHAASAEMLAANPLYPGLTL, from the coding sequence ATGACTGCAGACCCTGTGACCGCGTCGTCCGCCGCTCCCGGCGCCGAGTACGCCGACACCGCGAGCGCCGCCTATCAGGCCGCGCTGCAGGTCATCGAGTCGGTCGAGCCACGGATCGCGGCCGCGACCCGCAAAGAGCTTGCCGACCAAAGGGATTCGCTCAAGCTGATCGCGAGCGAGAATTACGCCTCGCCGGCGGTGCTGCTGACCATGGGCACATGGCTGAGTGACAAGTACGCCGAGGGCACCATCGGCCACCGGTTCTACGCGGGTTGCCAGAACGTCGACGTCGTCGAGAGCGTTGCCGCCGAGCACGCCCGCGAGCTGTTCGGCGCCCCCTACGCGTACGCCCAGCCGCACTCCGGCATCGACGCCAACCTGGTCGCCTTCTGGGCCATCCTGGCCACCCGCGTCGAGGCGCCCGGCCTGGCCGAACTCGGCGCCAAACACGTCAACGACCTCTCCGAGGCCGACTGGGAGAGCCTGCGCAACAAGCTCGGCAACCAGCGGCTGCTCGGCATGTCGCTCGACGCCGGCGGCCACCTCACGCACGGTTTCCGGCCCAACATCAGCGGCAAGATGTTCCACCAGCGCAGCTACGGCACCGATCCGGAGACCGGGCTGCTCGACTACGACAAGCTGGCCGCCGCCGCGCGTGAGTTCAAACCGCTGATCCTCGTCGGCGGTTACTCCGCCTACCCGCGTCGGGTGAACTTCGCCAAGCTGCGTGAGATCGCCGACGAGGTCGGCGCCACGCTGATGGTCGACATGGCGCACTTCGCCGGCCTGGTCGCCGGCAAGGTCTTCACCGGCGATGAGAACCCGGTGCCGTTCGCCCACGTCACCACCACGACCACGCACAAATCGCTGCGCGGTCCGCGTGGCGGCCTCGTGCTGGCCCAGCCGGAGTACTCCGACGCCGTCGACAAGGGCTGCCCGATGGTGTTGGGCGGACCGCTGTCCCACGTCATGGCCGCCAAGGCCGTCGCACTCGCCGAGGCGCGCCAGCCGTCGTTCCAGGCCTACGCCCAGCGCGTCGCCGACAACGCCAAATCGCTCGCGGAGGGTTTCCTCAAGCGCGGCGCCCGCCTCGTCACCGGGGGCACCGACAACCACATCGTGCTGCTCGACGTGACGAGCTTCGGGCTCACCGGCCGCCAAGCCGAGTCCGCCCTGCTGGACGCCGGCGTCGTCACCAACCGCAACTCGATCCCCGCCGACCCGAACGGCGCCTGGTACACCAGCGGCATCCGGTTCGGCACGCCCGCGCTCACGACGCGGGGCTTCGGCGCCGCGGAGTTCGACCGGGTGGCGGAGTTGGTCGTCGACGTGCTGAACAACACCCAACCGACCCAGGCCTCGTCCGGACCGTCGAAGGCCAAGTACACCCTGGCCGACGGCACCGCCGAGCGGATCCACGCCGCCTCGGCCGAGATGCTGGCGGCCAACCCGCTGTACCCCGGCCTGACGCTGTAG
- a CDS encoding PhoH family protein, giving the protein MTDSPIRTYVLDTSVLLSDPWAATRFAEHEVVVPLVVISELEAKRHHHELGWFARQALRLFDDLRLEHGRLDQPIPVGAEGGTLHVELNHSDPSVLPAGFRNDSNDARILTVAANLAAEGKRVTLVSKDIPLRVKAGAVGLVADEYHAQDVVVSGWTGMGEIDVTADEVDALFADGEIDLADARDLPCHTGVRLLGGNSHALGRVNAAKRVQLVRGDREVFGLRGRSAEQRMALDLLLDESVGIVSLGGKAGTGKSALALCAGLEAVLERRTQRKVVVFRPLYAVGGQDLGYLPGSESDKMGPWAQAVFDTLEGLASPAVLEEVLARGMLEVLPLTHIRGRSLHDSFVIVDEAQSLERNVLLTVLSRLGAGSRVVLTHDVAQRDNLRVGRHDGVAAVIEKLKGHPLFAHITLQRSERSPIAALVTEMLEEITPDALP; this is encoded by the coding sequence GTGACCGATTCGCCTATCCGGACCTACGTGCTCGACACCTCCGTGCTGCTGTCCGATCCCTGGGCAGCCACCCGGTTCGCCGAACACGAGGTGGTCGTCCCGCTGGTGGTCATCAGTGAATTGGAAGCCAAACGGCACCACCATGAACTTGGCTGGTTCGCCCGGCAGGCGTTGCGTCTGTTCGACGACCTCCGGCTCGAACACGGTCGCCTCGATCAGCCCATTCCCGTTGGGGCCGAAGGCGGTACCCTGCACGTCGAGCTGAACCACAGTGATCCGTCGGTGTTGCCCGCAGGGTTCCGCAACGACTCCAATGACGCCAGGATCCTCACGGTCGCAGCCAATCTCGCCGCCGAGGGGAAACGTGTCACGCTGGTCAGCAAGGACATCCCGCTGCGCGTGAAGGCCGGCGCGGTGGGTCTGGTGGCCGACGAATACCACGCGCAGGACGTCGTGGTCTCCGGTTGGACCGGTATGGGCGAGATCGACGTGACGGCCGACGAGGTGGACGCGCTGTTCGCCGACGGTGAGATCGACCTGGCGGACGCGCGAGATCTGCCCTGCCACACGGGTGTTCGTCTGCTCGGCGGCAACTCGCATGCGCTCGGCCGGGTCAACGCCGCCAAGCGGGTGCAGCTGGTCCGTGGTGACCGCGAAGTGTTCGGCCTCCGGGGAAGGTCGGCCGAACAACGGATGGCGCTGGATCTGCTGCTCGACGAATCCGTCGGAATCGTCTCGCTCGGGGGTAAGGCGGGTACCGGGAAGTCGGCGCTGGCGCTGTGCGCGGGTCTGGAGGCGGTGCTCGAACGGCGCACCCAGCGCAAAGTCGTGGTGTTCCGGCCGCTCTACGCCGTGGGCGGACAGGATCTGGGCTACCTGCCTGGCAGCGAGAGCGACAAGATGGGGCCGTGGGCACAGGCCGTCTTCGACACCCTCGAAGGGTTGGCCAGCCCGGCCGTACTCGAAGAGGTGCTCGCGCGCGGAATGCTGGAAGTGTTGCCGCTCACCCACATTCGCGGCCGCTCGCTGCACGATTCATTCGTGATCGTCGACGAGGCCCAGTCGCTGGAGCGCAACGTCCTGCTGACCGTGCTGTCCCGGCTGGGCGCGGGCTCACGGGTGGTGCTCACCCACGACGTCGCCCAGCGCGACAACCTGCGGGTCGGCCGACACGACGGTGTCGCGGCCGTCATCGAGAAGCTCAAGGGCCACCCGCTGTTCGCGCACATCACGCTGCAGCGCAGCGAACGCTCGCCGATCGCCGCGCTGGTCACCGAGATGCTCGAGGAGATCACCCCCGACGCCCTCCCGTGA
- a CDS encoding class II fumarate hydratase — protein sequence MADTDVEYRIEHDTMGEVRVPKDALWRAQTQRAVENFPISGRGLERTQIRALGLLKGACAQVNKDLGLLAPEKADAIIAAAAEIADGRHDDQFPIDVFQTGSGTSSNMNTNEVIASIAARNGVTVHPNDDVNMSQSSNDTFPTATHIAATEAAVRHLIPALEVLHESLAGKARQWRTVVKSGRTHLMDAVPVTLGQEFGGYARQVEAGIERVRATLPRLGELAIGGTAVGTGLNAPEGFGAKVVDVLVDQTGIAELRTAVDSFEAQAARDALVEASGALRTIAVSLTKIANDVRWMGSGPLTGLAEIQLPDLQPGSSIMPGKVNPVLPEAVTQVAAQVVGNDAAIAWGGAAGAFELNVYIPMMARNLLESFKLLTNSSRLFAERCIDGLVANEERMREQAESSPSIVTPLNSAIGYEEAAKVAKEALKERKTIRQTVIDRGLIGDSLSEEELDRRLDVLAMARVKDGD from the coding sequence ATGGCCGACACCGACGTCGAGTACCGCATCGAGCACGACACCATGGGCGAGGTCCGGGTGCCCAAGGATGCGCTCTGGCGCGCCCAGACGCAGCGGGCCGTGGAGAACTTCCCGATCTCGGGACGCGGCCTGGAGCGCACCCAGATCCGGGCGCTCGGTCTGCTCAAAGGCGCTTGCGCACAGGTGAACAAAGACCTGGGGTTGCTCGCACCGGAGAAGGCGGACGCGATCATCGCCGCGGCCGCCGAGATCGCTGACGGGCGCCACGACGACCAGTTCCCGATCGACGTGTTCCAGACCGGCTCGGGGACGAGCTCGAATATGAACACCAACGAGGTGATCGCGAGCATCGCGGCACGCAACGGCGTGACCGTGCACCCCAACGACGACGTGAACATGTCGCAGAGCTCCAACGACACGTTCCCGACGGCCACCCACATCGCGGCCACCGAAGCCGCTGTGCGCCACCTGATTCCGGCGCTCGAGGTGCTGCACGAGTCGCTGGCCGGCAAGGCCCGTCAGTGGCGCACCGTGGTGAAGTCCGGCCGCACACATCTGATGGACGCGGTGCCGGTGACCCTCGGCCAGGAGTTCGGCGGCTACGCCCGCCAGGTCGAAGCCGGTATCGAGCGGGTGCGGGCGACGCTGCCGCGCCTGGGTGAACTCGCCATCGGCGGCACCGCGGTCGGCACCGGCCTGAATGCCCCGGAGGGCTTCGGCGCGAAGGTCGTCGATGTGCTCGTCGACCAGACCGGTATCGCCGAATTGCGCACGGCCGTCGACTCGTTCGAGGCGCAGGCCGCCCGCGACGCGCTGGTCGAGGCCTCAGGTGCGCTGCGCACGATCGCGGTGTCACTGACCAAGATCGCCAACGACGTCCGCTGGATGGGGTCGGGTCCGCTGACGGGCCTGGCCGAGATCCAGCTGCCGGACCTGCAGCCGGGCAGTTCGATCATGCCGGGCAAAGTCAACCCGGTGCTCCCGGAGGCCGTCACGCAGGTGGCGGCCCAGGTGGTCGGCAACGACGCGGCGATCGCGTGGGGTGGTGCGGCGGGGGCCTTCGAGCTCAACGTGTACATCCCGATGATGGCCCGCAATCTGCTCGAGTCGTTCAAGCTGCTGACCAATTCGTCGCGGTTGTTCGCCGAGCGTTGCATCGACGGGCTGGTCGCCAACGAGGAGCGAATGCGCGAACAGGCCGAGTCGTCGCCCTCGATCGTGACGCCACTGAACTCGGCGATCGGTTACGAGGAGGCCGCCAAGGTCGCCAAGGAAGCGCTCAAGGAGCGCAAGACGATCCGGCAGACCGTGATCGACCGCGGCCTGATCGGCGACAGCCTCTCCGAGGAAGAACTCGACCGTCGCCTCGACGTGCTGGCGATGGCACGGGTCAAGGACGGCGACTAG
- a CDS encoding NAD-dependent epimerase/dehydratase family protein gives MSTRVVITGASGNVGTALLHRLAEAGGYTVTGVTRRQPPATGIYRSAQWRQLDLADHDATTRLQSVMGDADSVIHLAWGFQPTRNVRYLDAVGVGGTRAVLRAADVAGVGQLVHMSSVGTYAAGRYGQYVDETWSTAGIPTSAYSRAKSAAESLLDDYEHSHSDGVTIARMRPGFIMQRSAAGGLRRYTLPAFVEPSWLRFLPVLPLDRRLVVPIIHADDVADAIARTVERRAAGPFNLMAEPPVRRDDLADALGARPVHVPSSMLRPAVALSWRARLQPIDEGWLDMAFTVPLLDTARAQSELGWAPARTSSEAMADMGDGFKNRADTESPVLAYRGPLTSVLRDLRAGPITARKVP, from the coding sequence ATGTCCACACGCGTCGTGATCACCGGAGCCAGCGGCAACGTCGGAACGGCACTGCTGCACCGGCTCGCCGAGGCGGGCGGTTACACCGTCACCGGGGTGACGCGCCGCCAACCGCCCGCCACCGGGATCTACCGGTCCGCTCAGTGGCGTCAGCTCGACCTGGCCGACCACGACGCCACCACCCGGCTGCAGTCCGTCATGGGCGACGCGGACAGTGTCATCCACCTCGCGTGGGGCTTCCAGCCGACCCGCAATGTGCGGTATCTCGACGCCGTCGGGGTCGGTGGAACCCGTGCGGTGCTGCGCGCGGCGGATGTCGCCGGCGTGGGCCAGCTGGTGCACATGTCGTCGGTGGGCACCTACGCCGCGGGCCGCTACGGGCAGTACGTCGACGAGACCTGGTCGACCGCGGGCATCCCCACCTCGGCCTACAGCCGCGCGAAATCGGCGGCGGAGTCGTTGCTCGACGACTACGAGCACAGCCACTCCGACGGCGTCACGATCGCGCGGATGAGGCCCGGCTTCATCATGCAGCGCAGCGCCGCCGGGGGGCTGCGCCGCTACACCCTGCCGGCCTTCGTCGAGCCCAGCTGGCTGCGGTTCCTGCCGGTGCTGCCGTTGGACCGCCGCCTCGTCGTGCCGATCATCCACGCCGACGACGTCGCGGACGCCATCGCGCGGACCGTCGAGCGGCGTGCCGCCGGACCGTTCAACCTGATGGCCGAACCCCCGGTGCGCCGCGACGATCTGGCCGACGCGCTCGGCGCGCGCCCGGTGCACGTGCCGTCGAGCATGCTGCGGCCCGCGGTGGCGCTGTCGTGGCGGGCGCGACTGCAGCCGATCGACGAGGGCTGGTTGGACATGGCGTTCACCGTGCCGCTGCTGGACACCGCCCGCGCGCAGTCGGAGCTGGGCTGGGCACCGGCCCGCACGTCATCGGAAGCCATGGCCGACATGGGCGACGGGTTCAAGAACCGCGCCGATACCGAGAGCCCGGTGCTGGCCTACCGGGGGCCGTTGACCAGCGTGCTGCGCGATCTGCGCGCCGGCCCGATCACCGCCCGCAAAGTCCCGTGA
- a CDS encoding nuclear transport factor 2 family protein — MTVDPRAIVERYLHTVSTGTSEEVAALYAEDATLEDPVGGGEVHIGRQAIAGFYKNTDSVEVETELLEFRSGGHEAAFVFAITVKMGDATMRIEPIEVMTFTGGGQIASMKAYWGPDDVTQL, encoded by the coding sequence ATGACCGTCGACCCAAGGGCCATCGTCGAGCGCTACCTGCACACCGTCTCCACGGGCACCTCCGAAGAGGTCGCCGCGCTGTACGCCGAGGACGCCACGCTCGAGGATCCGGTCGGCGGCGGCGAGGTCCACATCGGACGGCAGGCCATCGCCGGCTTCTACAAGAACACCGACAGCGTCGAGGTCGAGACCGAGCTGCTGGAGTTCCGCTCCGGCGGACACGAGGCGGCGTTCGTCTTCGCGATCACCGTGAAGATGGGCGATGCGACGATGCGCATCGAACCGATCGAGGTGATGACGTTCACCGGTGGCGGACAGATCGCTTCGATGAAGGCCTACTGGGGTCCGGACGACGTCACGCAGCTGTGA
- the trhA gene encoding PAQR family membrane homeostasis protein TrhA, translated as MTTPSTPLDADNPRPTGDPEDFPEAVADGVAQFIGKPRARGWIHVYSAVVALICGATLVAVSWAEVSARAGIATLIYTFTIVAMFTVSGTYHRVNWRSPLARKWMKRADHSMIFIFIAGSYTPFALLALPQDKGMMLFWIVWSGAVAGVLLKMFWPSAPAWVGVPLYLLLGWVAAWFIGPIMDGAGVAAVVLLIVGGALYSIGGVLYGLKWPNPWPTTFGHHEFFHACTAVAAICHYIAMWFAVFAS; from the coding sequence ATGACGACCCCGTCCACGCCGCTCGACGCCGACAACCCACGTCCGACGGGCGATCCGGAGGACTTCCCCGAGGCGGTCGCCGATGGGGTGGCCCAGTTCATCGGCAAACCGCGCGCCCGCGGATGGATCCACGTCTACTCCGCGGTCGTCGCGCTGATCTGCGGGGCGACGCTGGTCGCGGTGTCGTGGGCGGAGGTGTCCGCCCGCGCGGGTATCGCGACGCTGATCTACACGTTCACCATCGTCGCGATGTTCACCGTCAGCGGGACCTACCACCGGGTGAACTGGCGCTCGCCGCTGGCGCGCAAGTGGATGAAACGCGCCGACCATTCGATGATCTTCATTTTCATCGCGGGCAGTTACACGCCGTTCGCGCTGCTGGCGCTGCCGCAGGACAAGGGCATGATGCTGTTCTGGATCGTCTGGAGCGGGGCGGTCGCGGGTGTGCTGCTCAAGATGTTCTGGCCGTCGGCGCCGGCCTGGGTGGGGGTGCCGCTGTACCTGCTGCTCGGGTGGGTGGCGGCGTGGTTCATCGGCCCGATCATGGACGGTGCGGGCGTGGCCGCGGTGGTGCTGCTGATCGTGGGCGGCGCGTTGTACAGCATCGGCGGGGTGCTCTACGGGCTGAAGTGGCCCAACCCGTGGCCGACGACCTTCGGTCATCACGAGTTCTTCCACGCGTGCACCGCGGTCGCGGCGATCTGCCACTACATCGCGATGTGGTTCGCCGTCTTCGCGAGCTAG
- the coaA gene encoding type I pantothenate kinase, whose protein sequence is MARLSEPSPYVEFDRTQWRALRMSTPLKLTEDELLKLRGLGEKLDLLEVEEVYLPLARLIHLQVAARQRLFAATSEFLGEPQQNPDRPVPFIIGVAGSVAVGKSTTARVLQALLARWGNHAQVDLVTTDGFLYPNTELSRRNIMHRKGFPESYDRRALMRFVTAVKSGADHACAPVYSHLLYDIVPGEKQVIRHPDILILEGLNVLQTGPALMVSDLFDFSVYVDARLEDIEGWYISRFLTMRSTAFADPASHFHHYATLTDEQAVFAARDIWHSINRPNLIENILPTRPRATLVLRKDADHAINRLRLRKL, encoded by the coding sequence ATGGCGCGGCTGAGCGAACCGAGCCCCTACGTCGAGTTCGACCGCACTCAGTGGCGTGCGCTTCGGATGTCGACGCCGCTCAAACTCACCGAGGACGAGCTGCTCAAGCTCCGTGGCCTCGGTGAGAAACTCGACCTCCTCGAAGTCGAGGAGGTCTACCTTCCGCTGGCCCGACTGATTCACCTGCAGGTGGCCGCCCGGCAACGGCTGTTCGCCGCGACGTCGGAGTTCCTCGGCGAACCGCAGCAGAACCCGGACCGGCCGGTGCCGTTCATCATCGGCGTCGCGGGCAGCGTGGCCGTCGGCAAGTCCACCACCGCCCGCGTGCTGCAGGCGCTGCTCGCGCGCTGGGGCAACCACGCCCAGGTCGATCTGGTCACCACCGACGGCTTCCTGTACCCGAACACGGAGTTGAGCCGCCGGAACATCATGCACCGCAAGGGGTTTCCGGAGAGCTACGACCGCAGGGCGTTGATGCGGTTCGTCACCGCGGTGAAGTCCGGGGCCGACCACGCGTGCGCACCGGTCTACTCACACCTGCTCTACGACATCGTGCCCGGCGAGAAGCAGGTCATCCGCCACCCCGACATCCTCATCCTCGAGGGCCTCAACGTGTTGCAGACCGGGCCGGCGCTGATGGTGTCGGACCTGTTCGACTTCTCCGTCTACGTCGACGCCCGCCTCGAGGACATCGAGGGCTGGTACATCTCACGCTTCCTCACGATGCGCTCGACGGCGTTCGCCGATCCGGCCTCGCACTTCCACCACTACGCGACGCTGACCGACGAACAGGCCGTCTTCGCCGCCCGCGACATCTGGCATTCGATCAACCGGCCGAACCTGATCGAGAACATCCTGCCGACCCGCCCCCGCGCGACGCTGGTGTTGCGCAAGGACGCCGACCACGCCATCAACCGGTTGCGTCTGCGCAAGCTCTGA
- a CDS encoding (2Z,6E)-farnesyl diphosphate synthase, which produces MDIIPRGLKEPAYRLYEMRLRQELARSKSQLPRHIAVLCDGNRRWARDAGHDDVSYGYRMGAAKIAEMLRWCQAAGIEMATVYLLSTENLQRDAAELAELIDIITGVVEEICAPINRWSVRTVGDLALLGEEPARRLRDAVESTQTETTAGCLHVNVAVAYGGRQEIVDAVRALLAKKLADGVSGDQLIEAVTAEAISENLYTSGQPDPDLVIRTSGEQRLSGFLLWQSAYSEMWFTEAYWPAFRRVDFLRALRDYTRRDRRYGA; this is translated from the coding sequence ATGGACATCATTCCCCGCGGCCTCAAGGAGCCTGCATATCGGCTCTATGAGATGCGGTTGCGGCAGGAGCTGGCGCGGTCCAAATCACAACTACCGCGCCACATTGCCGTTCTCTGCGACGGCAACCGTCGCTGGGCCCGTGATGCCGGTCACGATGACGTCAGTTACGGCTACCGCATGGGCGCGGCAAAGATCGCCGAGATGCTGCGCTGGTGTCAGGCGGCGGGAATCGAGATGGCCACCGTCTATCTGCTGTCGACGGAGAACCTGCAACGCGACGCCGCCGAACTCGCCGAGCTGATCGACATCATCACCGGCGTCGTCGAGGAGATCTGCGCACCGATCAACAGGTGGAGTGTGCGCACCGTCGGTGACCTCGCGCTGCTCGGCGAGGAACCGGCGCGACGGCTGCGCGACGCCGTCGAATCGACACAGACGGAGACAACCGCCGGGTGCCTCCATGTCAATGTGGCCGTCGCCTATGGCGGTAGGCAGGAGATCGTCGACGCGGTGCGCGCGCTGCTCGCAAAGAAGCTCGCCGACGGCGTCTCCGGTGACCAGCTTATCGAGGCCGTCACCGCCGAGGCCATCTCCGAGAACCTCTACACCTCGGGGCAGCCCGATCCGGACCTGGTGATCCGGACCTCCGGTGAACAACGACTGTCCGGGTTCCTGCTGTGGCAGAGCGCGTATTCGGAGATGTGGTTCACCGAGGCGTATTGGCCGGCGTTCCGGCGGGTGGACTTCCTGCGGGCTCTGCGCGACTACACGCGCCGAGATCGCCGCTACGGCGCCTGA
- a CDS encoding DUF885 domain-containing protein encodes MEPDTLIREYLLLGLRFDRVEDGYVDSFTGDPALRRAVAAEPAPDPVDLTRQAERLLAALPDTPRTGGFDETRADYLAAHLRALALAGRKFAGEDVGFVDEVEAYFDVRITKGDPETYRQAHVALDEALGGTGPLIERIQAHRTSDEIPPDRLEECIHAFSSALRDRVRATFPLPDAETITYEVVTDKPWSGFNYYLGDYRSTVAVNADLKQQMANLPRLVAHESYPGHHTEHCRKEAGLVHTLGHAEQTIFLVNTPQCLMAEGLADLALYAVVGPNWGSWAAEIYADLGLRFDGARAEAVSAATAALADVRQDAALMLHDEHRPVDDVVAFLKRWLLVDDDRARQMLRFLSSPLWRAYTSTYVEGYRLLRGWLDARPAGVELTERFGRLLDEPLIPSALRVA; translated from the coding sequence ATGGAGCCCGACACCCTGATTCGTGAATATCTGCTTCTCGGTCTGCGCTTCGACCGCGTCGAGGACGGCTACGTCGACTCCTTCACCGGCGACCCGGCGCTACGTCGGGCGGTGGCCGCCGAGCCCGCACCCGACCCCGTCGACCTCACCCGGCAGGCCGAGAGATTGCTGGCCGCGCTGCCCGATACGCCGCGCACCGGCGGGTTCGACGAGACCCGCGCGGATTACCTCGCCGCGCACCTGCGCGCGCTCGCGCTGGCGGGGCGCAAGTTCGCCGGGGAGGACGTCGGATTCGTCGACGAGGTGGAGGCGTATTTCGACGTCCGGATCACCAAGGGCGATCCGGAGACCTACCGTCAGGCGCACGTCGCGCTGGACGAGGCGCTCGGCGGAACCGGCCCGCTGATCGAGCGCATCCAGGCGCACCGCACCTCCGACGAGATCCCGCCCGATCGGCTCGAGGAGTGCATCCACGCCTTCTCCAGTGCGCTGCGCGACCGTGTCCGCGCCACCTTTCCGCTGCCCGACGCCGAGACCATCACCTATGAGGTCGTCACCGACAAACCGTGGTCGGGGTTCAACTACTACCTCGGTGACTACCGGTCGACGGTCGCGGTCAACGCCGACCTCAAGCAGCAGATGGCCAACCTGCCGCGGCTGGTGGCCCACGAGTCCTATCCGGGCCACCACACCGAGCACTGCCGCAAGGAGGCGGGGCTCGTGCACACGCTGGGCCACGCCGAGCAGACGATCTTCCTGGTGAACACGCCGCAGTGCCTGATGGCCGAAGGGCTCGCCGATTTGGCGCTCTACGCGGTGGTCGGACCGAACTGGGGGAGTTGGGCGGCCGAGATCTACGCCGACCTCGGGCTGCGGTTCGACGGCGCGCGGGCCGAGGCGGTGTCGGCCGCGACGGCTGCGCTGGCCGATGTGCGCCAGGACGCCGCGCTGATGCTGCACGACGAGCACCGCCCGGTCGACGACGTGGTGGCGTTCCTCAAGCGGTGGCTGCTGGTCGACGACGACCGGGCGCGGCAGATGCTGCGGTTCCTCTCGTCACCGCTGTGGCGCGCGTACACCAGCACCTACGTGGAGGGTTACCGGTTGCTGCGCGGGTGGCTGGACGCGAGGCCCGCGGGCGTCGAGCTGACCGAGCGGTTCGGCCGCCTGCTCGACGAGCCGTTGATCCCGTCGGCGCTGCGGGTGGCTTGA